GTCACCACGCGCGAGGGCACCATCACGCCCGAGAATCCCCTGGGCGAGCCCCAGGCGCAGAGCTGCAGCGCCTCCGGTACGGGCAGCGTGCCGTTCACCGCCGCGGTGGGCCTGCTTTCGCTGAGCGCGATGTTCGCCCGCCGCCGCAAGGTGGCCCAGGCCCGCGCGCACACGAAGCGCTGAGCCGCGTCACCGGTCTCCGAGTCAGGGCTCCTTGAGCAGGTGGAGCCCCTCGGAGACCTTGGCCAGCAGCGCGCGCAGCGTGGTGTGCTCCTCGTCGCTCAGGGGCGCCATCAACGCGGCGATGCGCCGGTAGTGGTCCGGCAGCATGTCTTCAATCAACTGCCGGGCCTTGGGCGTGAGGCGCACCGTGTACATGCGCCGGTCCTCCGGATGGTCCTCACGGCAGATGAGGCCATCCTTCTCCAGCGTGTCCAGCAGCCCCGTCATCGTGGCGCGGCTGACACCGGAGCTCTCCGCCAGGTCCGCCGGCGTGAGCGCCCCCGCGCTCTCCACGTCCTCGGTGGAGTACAGGCGCACCAGCACCGTGAAGCGCCCCAGTGACAAGCCATGGCGGCCCAGGTGGGCTTCGTAGGCGCCCGACAGGTCATGCGAGGCCCGCAGCAGGACGATGCACGTCTCGATGGCGCGCGCGTCCAGTTCGGGGAAACGCTGTGCCAGACGCCGGAGCCGCTCGTAGCGAGGTCCAGCCGCGGGGGTCGAGGAGTGGGAAGGTCGGGTCGGCACGGCCATGACCTCGTAAGGCGCCTAACGGTTTTAGGCAACGAGAAAGGTGGGGCCGCGCCGGGGCCCTGGCGCCGGGCATTGCTGGCGTTATGAACAGCCCGTGCTGGACGTGAAGGATGACACCGTGCAGGCGGCCTTGCGCCGGGCGTGCGAGGAAGCCGGCGTGCCGGACTCGCTGCGGGGCTGCGTGTACCCGCTGCTGAGAGACCCGGAGGGTGAATGGCCCGGCTGCTGCGGCGGCGGCTGCTATCCGTGCGCCGCCTCGCTGGCGGATGTGGCGGTGCGCACCCTGGAGTTGCTCGGCACGCCGCGGCAATCCCCCGTGCCCGCCTGAAACAGGCGCGCGGCGTGGCGTAGGCTGCGGGCACCATGAATCCCATCGTCCACGCCGAGCTGGCCTGGCTCGCGGCGCAGGGGCTGCGCGAGCGCAGGGACCGCATCCTCGTCACCTGCGCGGGGCTGGCGCCGGACCTGGATGGGCTCACGCTGCTCGTGAGCGAAGACGCCTACCTCCGCTATCACCACGTCATCTTCCATGGGTACGTGGGCGCCCTCGTCACGGCGGCGGTCTGCGCGGCGCTGGCGCGGCAGCGGCTCCGGGTGGCGCTGTTGGCGCTGGGCACCTTCCACCTGCACCTGCTCTGTGACCTCGCGGGCAGCGGACCCGGGTGGCCCATCTTCTACTTCTGGCCCACGAGCATGCATCAGTGGTTCTGGACGGGGCAGTGGGACCTTGCCTCCTGGCAGAACGCGGTCATCGGGCTGGCCGTGACGCTGCTGTGTCTGGCCTGCGCGCTGCGTTACCGCCGCACCTTCGTGGAGGTGTTCTCCGCCCGGTGGGACGCGGAGGTCACGCGCACACTGCGGCGCCGGTTCCTTCGTGAGCAATCCATGTTCAAACCATGACGTGATTGTCGTTGCGTCCCATTTCACCATGGACGCATGTACATCTTCGGAATCGGGTTGATGGCAGCGAGCGTGCTGGGCGCGACGCTCGAAGCCCCCGTCACGTCGGTCACTGTCTACAGCGACCAGGCGCAAGTGGTCCGCTCCGGCAGCGTCACGGTCCACGGCTCGCAGCGGGTGGCCTTCCCCCGGCTGCCCCAGCGCACGGACATCGACTCCGTCCGCGTCGAAGCCGAGGGCGCGGAGGTGTCCCACGTCGACGTGCGCGCCGTGAAGGGCGAGGCCTTTTCCCAAGACGAGGCCCGGAAGCTCATCACACAAATGGAGGACCTCGACGTCGCGCTCGCGCGCCTCGACGCCGAGCGTGATGTCCATCAGGCCCAGATTGAAGCGCTCCGGAGGGTGCGTCCCAAGGTATCAGGTGACGGCGAGGCAGCCCGGGCCCAGGCACATCCTTCCGGATGGAGCACCGCCGCCTCCTTCCTCGTGGACACCCTGGCCCGACTCGACGCGCGGATACGCGCGCTGGAAGCCCAAGCCGAGACACTCCGGAAGCAACAGCAGCAGCACAAGGTGCGCGCCGCCGCGTTGGGCAAGACGTTTGGCGAGCAGGGTTTCGAGGTGGCCGCGACGCTCGCCGGGCAAGGCGCCACGAAGGTGAAGTTGACCTATCTCACCCGCGGCGCCCGCTGGCACCCCCGCTACGAGCTGCAACTCCAACCCGAGTCACAGCGGATGCAGATGGCCTTCTACGGCCGCGTCAGTCAGGAGACAGGGGAGGACTGGGAGGGCGCGCGGCTCACGCTCAGCACCGCCCTTCCCGCCAACGCCACCGCGATGCCGCGGCTCACGACATGGAAGCTGGGCATCCGGGAGCGCTTCATCCCCTCGCCGCCCCAGCACCGGGAGGCCCTCCGGCCCGCGCCAGCCGCGCCCGCCAGCAACCTCCGGGCGACGAGTTCCCCCGAGCAGGTCCTGCGCGCGCGGCTGCTCGTGATGGCGGGAGAGCGGCCCCAGACGCCACCGGAACCCGCGAAGGCGCGAGACGCGGAGGCGCAGCACGAAGGACGCCTGAGCACGCTCATGGGCAGCGTCCTCGACGCCCGGACCCGGCAGACGCTCCCCCACGTGGTCGTCACCGCGACCTCGTCCTCCCTCCAGGGAGAACAGGTGGTGGAGACCAACGCACGGGGTGAGTACCGCATCCCCGCACTCCCCTCGGGTCTCTACACCCTGCATTTCGAGCGCGAGGGGAGCAAGACGTACGCCCGCGACCAGATTTCACTCCGACCGTCCCGTACGATTCGCGTCAACGCGGAGCTGCTCCCCGAGCATCTGGAAGAAGTGGTGGTGGTGGGCGGCGCCCCCACCATCGGAGTCGGCGCCAATATGGCCGGCGTCAACGTGGACGTGCAGTTCGTCCCGCGAAGCTCCATCCCTCAGCAATCGGTGGCGTTGACACCCCCACCCGCGTGGCGGCCCCCCACGTTCGACCCGGGGTCCCCCGTCGCCGTCGCGGGGGGCTACAACCTCACCTTCACCTCGCAACGCCTGGAGACGCTCCTCACCGGCAAGGGCGAGCGCAGCATCCCCCTGGTCTCGGAGTCCTGGCCCGTGCAGGTGGAGCGACAGGTGTTCCCCGCGCTCTCGCAGAACGCGTATCTCGTGGCGACGCTCCAAGGGCCCGCACGGACTGTCCTTCCTGGCGGGGATGCGTCGCTCTACGTGGGGACCGACCCGGCCGGCACCGCGACGCTGGGGACCATCGTCCCCGGGGACACCTTCACCCTGCCGATGGGCATTGACCGCGCGGTGCGCAGCGCCCGCAACGTGCGGCTCGTCGAGGCGGAGAAGGGCTTCATCTCCAAGGAAGAGGTGGGCACCTACGAAGTCACCCTCGAGGTCCCCAATCCCTATCCGTTCCCCCTGCCCGTGAGCGTGATGGACCAGCTTCCGCTCAACACCGACGGCAAGGTGGAGGTGACGCTGGTCCGTGCCGTGCCCGCCGTCCAGCCCGAGGCGGCCACCGGCAAGCTCCAGTGGAACGTGACGGTGCCTCCGTCCAGCAAGTCCCTCATCTCCTTCCAGTACACCCTGAGCCGCCCCAAGGGCTGGCGCCTGCACCAGAAGTAAGCCGAGGACCGAACCATGCCTGCCCTGTCCCTGACGCTGTGGGCGCTCGTCGCGTCCGCCAAGGTGTCCACCGTCGTGGTGTACCCGGACCGCGCGCAAGTCACGCGCGAGCAGACCGTGAACTGCCGAGGCCCCACCACCGCCCGCTTCGACGCCGTCCCCCTGGCCGCCGCGGCCGACAGCCTGCGGGCCCGCGCCATCGGCGCCACCGTGGAGGGCCTCATCAGCGAGGAGCACACGCGGGAGGAATTCCATCGCGAGCAGCGCGCGCTCCTGGAGGCCCGCCAGGACGTCCTCCAGCGGGAAGCGACCGTCCTCGACGACGCGGAGGCCCGCGCGGATGACCTGAAGGCACTCGCCACGGGCTACACGGACGTCGCCGTGGACCGCGTCACCCGGGAGCTGACCGCGGCGAAGCCCGACACGCGCGCCTGGGCCGCAGCCTTCGACGCGGCGATGGCCGTGCGGCAGCGCGCGATGACCGAGCACCAGGCGCTGAGCGCCAGACAGCGCGCGATCGAAGCGCAGCGCTCCCAGGTGGAGGCCGACCTGGAGGCCCTCCAGCTCGACGCCGAGCGCACGGAGCGCCGCGTGGAGGTGCGCCTGTCCTGCCCCGAGGGCACCCGGGCTCGCGTGGAGTTGACCTATCTGGTGGGACAGGTCTCCTGGACGCCGTCCTACGAGGCCCGCGCGTCGGAGAACGCCCAGACGGTGGAGCTGGCGACGCTGGCCACGGTGCGACAGGCCACCGGCGAGGATTGGGCGGGGGCGAAGCTGGTGCTCTCCACGGCGCAGCCGCAGCGCGACGCGACGCTTCCCACCATCCAGCCGCTGACCGTGTCCGCGGAGGAGCGGGAAAATCATCGCCGGGTGCTCGTGCGCCGCGACGAGCAGCAACAGCACGCCCAGGCCGGTGGCGCCGCCCGCTCCTCGAGCTCGAACGGACTCGAAGCCATCCCGCAGGGCCTGTCCGTGCAGCTCGTGGTCCCCACGCCCGTGAGCATCCCCGGTGATGACAGCGCCGTGCGCGTGCAGGTGGCGAAGACCCGCCTCAAGGCCGCGTTCAACTGGCGCACCATCCCCAAGCTGCACCCCGTGGTGTTTCGCGTGGCCCGCGTGAACAACGCCGCGCCCTTCCCGCTGCTCCCCGGCGACGTGGACCTCTACCGGGGCGCGGGCTTCATCGGGCGTCAGCCGCTGGAGCACGTGGCGCAGGGCGCCCCCTTCGAGCTGACCTTCGGCGTGGAAGAGGGCCTGCGCGTGGAGCGCCGCGTGGTGGAGGAGCTTCAGCGTCCCGAAGGCCTGTTCAAGGGCACGCAGCGCTTCCGCTATGCCTACCAGTTCACACTGAACAACCTCCGCGCGCATCCGGAGGAGGTGGAGCTCTCCGAGCACTACCCCGTGTCCGAATTGGAGGACGTGAAGGTGGCGCTGGAGCCCATGACGACCGGCGGCTACGCGCTCCAGGCCGACGACGGCATCGCGACCTGGAAGCTGAAGCTGGCCCCAGGCGAGAAGCGCACCGTGGACTTCGCCTTCCACGTCGACACGCCCTCCAGCTACGAAACGAAGGGGCTGTAGTCGGGGCATCCTGCCCCTCACCGGGGCAATCTGCCCCGTCCGGATGGGGCCGCTTCACACCGTGCCCGAGTGAAGCCTCCGTTGGCACAGCGGATGCTTTATCCGAGGACAAGGAAGGAGCCCGGCCGCCATCAAGGCCGGCGAGGGCTCGTGCGGCAAACGTCGCCTTCCTTGTTGCAGGACTCGCGGTACGTTGTGAGAACCCACCTCCGGTCCGTGCGCTCCCTCCCCCTCGAGGCGCACGGACCGGAGCAGCCTCTTTCGCGAACCGCCCGTGAGACTCGCCCGCAAGTTCACCCTCGCCCTCGTCCTGCTCGCCATCGCCGTCATGGCGGGCCTGCAGTACTTCCAGGTCCGCCGTGAGCTCGAGCGCTCCGCCATGGACATGCAGCACGACCACCGGCTGCCCGGTCACACGCTCGCCGGCTCCATTGGCAAGGCGTGGCAGCTCGCGGGGGAGCGCGAGGCGCTGACGCTCCTTCAACAGGCCAACCGCTTCCAGGAGCAGGTCCACCTGCGTTGGGTGTGGCTGGACGGAGGCCCCGGCACCCCGGACCTCACGGGCTTCCCGCCCCGGCTGCGCACGTCGCTGCTCCAGGGCAATGACGGCTCCATGGTGGACCCCGCCGTGGACCCGGGCCTGCTGCACTCGTACACGCCGGTGCTCATCGGCAACCGCCTGGGCGCCATCGAAATCACCGAGTCCCTGGGCGCGCAGCGGCAGTACGTCAACACCGTCGTCCTCGGCACCTTCGCCGCCACCGCCGCCATGGCGTTGGGCTTCATCGTGGCCGCCATGGCCATGGGCCGCAGGTTGGTGGGCGAGCCCGTGGAGCAGCTCGTGTCGCTGGCGCACCGCATTGGCCAGGGTGACCTCACCGCCCGCGTGTCGCTGCCGCAGCGCCGGGGCGACGAGCTCACCACCCTGGCCGGCGCCATGAACCAGATGGGCGAGCAGTTGGAGGAGACGCGCTCGCGACTGGCCACGGAGGTGGCCGCGCGCCTGTCCGCCGTGGACCACCTGCGGCACGCCGACCGGCTCACCACCGTGGGCAAGCTGGCCTCCGGCGTGGCGCACGAACTGGGCACCCCGCTCAACGTCGTCATGGGCCGGGCGAAGATGATTTCCTCCGGCGAAGCGGAGGGCGAGGAGGTGGGCGAGTGCGCTCAAATCATCTCGCAGCAGGCCCAGCACATGACGGCCATCATCCGGCAGCTCCTCGACTTCGCCCGGCGGCGCAAGCCCCACCGCGCGCCCGAGGACGTGCAGGACCTGGTGGAGCGCTCCCTGTCCCTGCTGCGCTCCATGGCCGCGCGCAACAGCGTCACGCTGGAGACGGACATCCCCACCGGCCTCATGGTGCAGGTGGACGCGGGCCAGGTGCAGCAGGTGCTCACCAACCTGGTGATGAATGGCGTGCAGGCCATGAAGCAGCCGGGCACCGTGCGGGTGCGCGCCGAGCATGCCCGGAGCACCCCGCCCCCGGACGTGGGCGGTCCGGAGGGGGACTACGTGCGCGTGGACGTGGAGGACCAGGGCCAGGGCATCCCCGAGGACGTGCTGCCCCACGTCTTCGAGCCCTTCTTCACCACCAAGGACGTGGGCGAGGGCACCGGACTGGGCCTGTCTGTCTCCTACGGGCTCATGCAGGAACATGGCGGCTGGATTGCCGTGCGAAGCGAGCCCGGACGCGGTAGCTGCTTCTCCATCTACCTGCCGAGGGGTGAGGACACA
This genomic window from Myxococcus hansupus contains:
- a CDS encoding mucoidy inhibitor MuiA family protein, encoding MPALSLTLWALVASAKVSTVVVYPDRAQVTREQTVNCRGPTTARFDAVPLAAAADSLRARAIGATVEGLISEEHTREEFHREQRALLEARQDVLQREATVLDDAEARADDLKALATGYTDVAVDRVTRELTAAKPDTRAWAAAFDAAMAVRQRAMTEHQALSARQRAIEAQRSQVEADLEALQLDAERTERRVEVRLSCPEGTRARVELTYLVGQVSWTPSYEARASENAQTVELATLATVRQATGEDWAGAKLVLSTAQPQRDATLPTIQPLTVSAEERENHRRVLVRRDEQQQHAQAGGAARSSSSNGLEAIPQGLSVQLVVPTPVSIPGDDSAVRVQVAKTRLKAAFNWRTIPKLHPVVFRVARVNNAAPFPLLPGDVDLYRGAGFIGRQPLEHVAQGAPFELTFGVEEGLRVERRVVEELQRPEGLFKGTQRFRYAYQFTLNNLRAHPEEVELSEHYPVSELEDVKVALEPMTTGGYALQADDGIATWKLKLAPGEKRTVDFAFHVDTPSSYETKGL
- a CDS encoding metal-dependent hydrolase encodes the protein MNPIVHAELAWLAAQGLRERRDRILVTCAGLAPDLDGLTLLVSEDAYLRYHHVIFHGYVGALVTAAVCAALARQRLRVALLALGTFHLHLLCDLAGSGPGWPIFYFWPTSMHQWFWTGQWDLASWQNAVIGLAVTLLCLACALRYRRTFVEVFSARWDAEVTRTLRRRFLREQSMFKP
- a CDS encoding mucoidy inhibitor MuiA family protein, whose product is MYIFGIGLMAASVLGATLEAPVTSVTVYSDQAQVVRSGSVTVHGSQRVAFPRLPQRTDIDSVRVEAEGAEVSHVDVRAVKGEAFSQDEARKLITQMEDLDVALARLDAERDVHQAQIEALRRVRPKVSGDGEAARAQAHPSGWSTAASFLVDTLARLDARIRALEAQAETLRKQQQQHKVRAAALGKTFGEQGFEVAATLAGQGATKVKLTYLTRGARWHPRYELQLQPESQRMQMAFYGRVSQETGEDWEGARLTLSTALPANATAMPRLTTWKLGIRERFIPSPPQHREALRPAPAAPASNLRATSSPEQVLRARLLVMAGERPQTPPEPAKARDAEAQHEGRLSTLMGSVLDARTRQTLPHVVVTATSSSLQGEQVVETNARGEYRIPALPSGLYTLHFEREGSKTYARDQISLRPSRTIRVNAELLPEHLEEVVVVGGAPTIGVGANMAGVNVDVQFVPRSSIPQQSVALTPPPAWRPPTFDPGSPVAVAGGYNLTFTSQRLETLLTGKGERSIPLVSESWPVQVERQVFPALSQNAYLVATLQGPARTVLPGGDASLYVGTDPAGTATLGTIVPGDTFTLPMGIDRAVRSARNVRLVEAEKGFISKEEVGTYEVTLEVPNPYPFPLPVSVMDQLPLNTDGKVEVTLVRAVPAVQPEAATGKLQWNVTVPPSSKSLISFQYTLSRPKGWRLHQK
- a CDS encoding sensor histidine kinase — protein: MRLARKFTLALVLLAIAVMAGLQYFQVRRELERSAMDMQHDHRLPGHTLAGSIGKAWQLAGEREALTLLQQANRFQEQVHLRWVWLDGGPGTPDLTGFPPRLRTSLLQGNDGSMVDPAVDPGLLHSYTPVLIGNRLGAIEITESLGAQRQYVNTVVLGTFAATAAMALGFIVAAMAMGRRLVGEPVEQLVSLAHRIGQGDLTARVSLPQRRGDELTTLAGAMNQMGEQLEETRSRLATEVAARLSAVDHLRHADRLTTVGKLASGVAHELGTPLNVVMGRAKMISSGEAEGEEVGECAQIISQQAQHMTAIIRQLLDFARRRKPHRAPEDVQDLVERSLSLLRSMAARNSVTLETDIPTGLMVQVDAGQVQQVLTNLVMNGVQAMKQPGTVRVRAEHARSTPPPDVGGPEGDYVRVDVEDQGQGIPEDVLPHVFEPFFTTKDVGEGTGLGLSVSYGLMQEHGGWIAVRSEPGRGSCFSIYLPRGEDTCQAAS
- a CDS encoding MarR family transcriptional regulator — translated: MPTRPSHSSTPAAGPRYERLRRLAQRFPELDARAIETCIVLLRASHDLSGAYEAHLGRHGLSLGRFTVLVRLYSTEDVESAGALTPADLAESSGVSRATMTGLLDTLEKDGLICREDHPEDRRMYTVRLTPKARQLIEDMLPDHYRRIAALMAPLSDEEHTTLRALLAKVSEGLHLLKEP